A single genomic interval of Stieleria maiorica harbors:
- a CDS encoding flagellar biosynthetic protein FliR, with the protein MISDVVLFLLVLARVSVFIAFFPLFSKKQLPNQVKAGLAVALSVFWLADARNVLPNLTLQDVGSLLFLFLVFKEICIGIMLALVLGLFFWPARIAGSYIAQELGLSLAAISDPGSQDSSTLVSRVLEAFSMLLFFSLNLHHFVILAIHLSFNQTMTRVGLIDLPTEDLVAAFNRTSDYGLLIVAPLLVLLMLVTLVLAFLNRAAPAMNLFSVGMSIRVGFGGLLLFLFCPILFGAIEIYFYRVQEDIEYLMLSLTG; encoded by the coding sequence ATGATCAGCGACGTCGTCCTGTTCCTGCTCGTGCTCGCCCGGGTATCGGTGTTCATCGCGTTTTTCCCTTTGTTCAGCAAAAAACAACTTCCCAATCAGGTCAAAGCGGGTCTGGCCGTCGCACTGTCGGTTTTCTGGCTGGCCGACGCCAGGAACGTGCTGCCCAATCTGACGCTGCAAGACGTGGGCAGTCTGCTGTTCCTGTTTCTGGTGTTCAAAGAGATCTGTATCGGGATCATGCTGGCCCTGGTGCTGGGGCTGTTCTTTTGGCCGGCGCGGATCGCCGGCTCGTACATCGCTCAAGAGCTGGGGCTCTCTCTGGCGGCGATCAGCGACCCGGGCAGCCAAGATTCGTCGACGCTGGTTTCGCGTGTCTTGGAAGCATTTTCGATGCTGCTGTTCTTTTCGTTGAATCTGCACCATTTTGTCATTCTGGCCATCCACCTGTCGTTCAACCAGACCATGACACGCGTCGGGCTGATCGATCTGCCGACCGAGGACTTGGTGGCCGCATTCAATCGGACCAGCGACTACGGGCTGTTGATCGTCGCTCCGTTGTTGGTGTTGCTGATGTTGGTCACGTTGGTGCTGGCGTTCCTCAATCGCGCCGCCCCGGCGATGAATCTGTTTTCGGTCGGGATGTCGATCCGCGTCGGATTCGGCGGTCTGTTGCTGTTCTTGTTTTGCCCGATCCTGTTCGGTGCGATCGAAATCTATTTCTATCGCGTCCAAGAGGACATCGAATACCTGATGCTTTCACTGACAGGTTAA
- a CDS encoding flagellar biosynthetic protein FliQ, which yields MDIEDVVLIGREFFMMALLLTAPVVAVSLVVGLLISIGQTVTSIQEQTLSFAPRIICVVFVLIFLSNWYLTTLQNYTLGLMTHMVELVK from the coding sequence ATGGATATTGAAGACGTTGTACTGATCGGGCGAGAGTTTTTCATGATGGCGTTGCTGCTGACGGCCCCGGTCGTGGCGGTCAGCCTGGTCGTGGGATTGCTGATCAGCATCGGTCAAACGGTCACCAGCATTCAGGAGCAAACACTCTCGTTCGCGCCGCGGATCATCTGTGTGGTGTTTGTCCTGATCTTTCTGTCCAACTGGTACCTGACGACGCTCCAGAATTACACGTTGGGTCTGATGACACACATGGTTGAATTGGTGAAATGA
- a CDS encoding MotE family protein — MKAIISAMITCAVIFGLSAGATQFLLKKPPVDLESTEADVSGEESTGLLAEDMVDGGGDAVPVSFRPDNNVSVEAVLQMSDSIKRMEQELAEREERVKRDEMRVKLIFDDLTTEQDELRAFSEGIDTKLDLLSRMTEELKSTLANVEQQKAELEKLSKKAETKKGTTVSSVDSQADEVKGWFEGLQPEQAADYLREFSNNGKMGLAASLLQKMPDRQKSKILGAMNDPILVNQLIETLTKDKRN, encoded by the coding sequence ATGAAAGCGATCATTTCGGCGATGATTACCTGCGCCGTGATTTTCGGCTTGTCTGCCGGGGCCACTCAGTTTCTGCTCAAAAAGCCGCCGGTCGATCTTGAGTCCACCGAAGCGGACGTGTCGGGCGAGGAATCCACCGGGTTGCTCGCCGAGGACATGGTCGACGGCGGTGGCGATGCCGTCCCCGTCTCGTTTCGTCCCGACAACAACGTCTCGGTCGAAGCGGTGTTGCAGATGAGCGACTCCATCAAACGGATGGAGCAGGAGCTCGCCGAGCGGGAAGAACGCGTCAAACGCGACGAGATGAGGGTCAAATTGATCTTCGATGACCTGACGACCGAACAGGACGAACTGCGTGCGTTTAGCGAAGGCATTGACACCAAGCTGGATCTGCTAAGCCGGATGACGGAAGAACTGAAATCGACCCTCGCCAACGTTGAACAGCAAAAGGCGGAGTTGGAAAAGCTGAGCAAAAAGGCGGAGACCAAGAAGGGGACGACGGTTTCCAGTGTGGACAGTCAGGCAGATGAAGTGAAGGGCTGGTTTGAAGGTCTGCAGCCGGAACAGGCCGCCGATTATCTGCGCGAATTCTCCAACAACGGAAAGATGGGCTTGGCCGCGTCGTTGCTGCAAAAGATGCCGGATCGTCAAAAGTCGAAAATCCTAGGGGCGATGAACGATCCGATTTTGGTCAACCAGTTGATCGAAACGCTGACCAAGGACAAGAGAAATTAG
- a CDS encoding flagellar FliJ family protein: protein MSELKKKIDRIRRIHSIESSQLNVLIGELARIDALLASHRKRLEDFESVKRQGLEITRNCSIEFLTQTHLWIESIDRSIKIVRDEIDKCEAERREARSRVMDQRTRVRGLEILMDQRRLEFDADAMTQQMLLADENALKKYARN, encoded by the coding sequence ATGAGCGAACTGAAAAAAAAGATCGATCGAATCCGCCGCATCCACTCGATCGAAAGCAGTCAATTGAATGTGTTGATCGGCGAACTCGCCCGCATCGATGCGTTGTTGGCCTCACACCGCAAACGGCTGGAAGATTTCGAATCGGTCAAACGCCAAGGCCTGGAGATCACCAGGAATTGCTCGATCGAGTTTCTGACGCAAACCCATCTCTGGATCGAAAGCATTGACCGGTCCATCAAGATCGTTCGAGACGAAATCGACAAATGCGAGGCCGAACGACGCGAGGCTCGTTCACGAGTCATGGACCAGCGCACGCGGGTCCGCGGCTTGGAGATCCTGATGGATCAGCGCAGGCTGGAATTTGATGCAGACGCCATGACGCAACAAATGTTATTGGCAGATGAAAACGCGCTCAAAAAGTACGCGAGGAATTAG
- a CDS encoding FliI/YscN family ATPase translates to MLIPTLRNDQWIQTTGRLQSVEGRMCATIDAGLGELVQITSSSGQSVLAEVIGFNDDKAQLMPYHSGVDFQRGNVVVSTGKRMRVPVGRQLLGRVIDSLGRPIDSLGPIHCDATAELHFESPDPLTRPLIRQPFVTGVRSIDGLLTMGQGQRVGLFAGSGVGKSTLLGEIAKHALCDINVVAMIGERGREVRPFIEDTLGEEGLARSVVIVSTSDQPPLARIRASESAVAIASWFRSQGMNVLFMLDSLTRLAHAQRELGLLLGEPPTSRGYTPSVFQKMAQLLEQLGTSDKGVITGLLTILVDGDDMNEPVADSARAILDGHIVLDRKLAHEGHFPAVNVLKSASRLFKEVTDKPHQQQAASVRRVLAKYLEVEDLIQIGAYQKGAMPDSDRAIETYPEVNRFLRQAMDSPSPLNATRAGLQRLQQLIGQPT, encoded by the coding sequence ATGTTGATTCCGACGCTTCGAAACGACCAGTGGATTCAGACGACCGGGCGTTTGCAAAGTGTCGAGGGTCGGATGTGCGCGACCATCGATGCGGGGCTGGGCGAATTGGTCCAAATCACGTCCTCCAGCGGACAATCCGTGCTGGCCGAAGTGATCGGCTTCAACGACGACAAAGCCCAGCTGATGCCGTACCACAGCGGCGTCGATTTTCAGCGGGGCAACGTGGTCGTATCGACCGGCAAGCGGATGCGGGTCCCTGTCGGCCGTCAATTGCTCGGACGGGTCATCGATTCGCTGGGACGTCCCATCGATTCGCTCGGTCCGATCCACTGCGATGCGACGGCGGAATTGCACTTTGAATCGCCCGATCCCCTGACGCGGCCGTTGATCCGCCAGCCCTTCGTGACCGGCGTTCGTTCGATCGACGGGTTGTTGACGATGGGCCAGGGGCAACGCGTCGGATTGTTCGCCGGCAGCGGGGTCGGAAAGAGCACGCTGTTGGGGGAGATCGCCAAGCACGCGTTGTGCGACATCAACGTGGTCGCGATGATCGGCGAACGCGGACGCGAAGTTCGGCCGTTCATCGAAGACACCTTGGGCGAGGAGGGGCTTGCCCGGTCGGTCGTCATCGTATCGACCTCCGACCAGCCTCCGTTGGCTCGGATCCGGGCCAGTGAGTCGGCGGTCGCGATCGCCAGCTGGTTTCGATCTCAAGGCATGAACGTCCTGTTCATGCTGGACAGTCTGACACGACTGGCACACGCACAACGCGAACTCGGGCTGTTGCTCGGGGAACCGCCCACCTCACGCGGCTACACGCCCAGCGTGTTCCAGAAAATGGCACAATTGCTGGAGCAGCTCGGAACCAGCGACAAGGGCGTCATCACCGGGCTGTTGACCATTCTGGTCGACGGTGACGACATGAACGAACCGGTCGCCGACTCGGCACGCGCCATCTTGGACGGTCACATCGTGCTGGATCGAAAACTCGCCCACGAAGGACACTTCCCAGCCGTCAACGTGCTCAAAAGCGCCAGCCGATTGTTCAAAGAGGTCACCGATAAACCGCACCAGCAACAAGCGGCCAGCGTGCGACGCGTCCTGGCCAAGTATCTGGAAGTCGAAGATCTGATTCAGATCGGTGCCTATCAAAAAGGTGCCATGCCCGATTCGGATCGTGCGATCGAGACCTATCCGGAGGTCAATCGGTTCCTGCGCCAGGCCATGGATTCACCGAGTCCGCTCAATGCCACCCGGGCCGGTCTGCAAAGGCTGCAACAATTGATCGGGCAGCCCACATGA